A stretch of Mastomys coucha isolate ucsf_1 unplaced genomic scaffold, UCSF_Mcou_1 pScaffold1, whole genome shotgun sequence DNA encodes these proteins:
- the Tstd1 gene encoding thiosulfate:glutathione sulfurtransferase, producing MLRVAVLRHSHTSAAVGTMAGVPTVSFSELRSLLASGSARLFDVRSREEAAAGTIPGALNIPVSELEIALNMDPAAFQTLYCAEKPKLEDKNLIFFCQLGRRGLQATQLAQGLGYTGARNYAGAYKEWLEKEG from the exons ATGCTTCGCGTTGCAGTTTTGCGTCACAGTCACACAAGTGCTGCTGTTGGAACCATGGCTGGAG TGCCTACAGTCTCCTTCTCTGAACTCCGTTCACTCCTAGCCTCAGGCAGCGCCAGGCTCTTCGACGTTCGCTCTCGGGAGGAGGCGGCAGCTGGTACCATTCCTGGGGCACTCAACATCCCTG TGTCCGAGTTGGAAATCGCCTTGAACATGGACCCAGCTGCTTTTCAGACTTTGTACTGTGCTGAGAAGCCAAAGCTAGAAGACAAGAATCTTATTTTCTTCTGTCAGCTGGGCAGGCGGGGTCTCCAGGCCACACAGCTAGCACAAGGTCTTGGATACACAGG gGCTCGAAACTATGCTGGGGCCTATAAGGAGTGGCTGGAGAAAGAGGGCTAG
- the Usf1 gene encoding upstream stimulatory factor 1, whose translation MKGQQKTAETEEGTVQIQEGAVATGEDPTSVAIASIQSAATFPDPNVKYVFRTENGGQVMYRVIQVSEGQLDGQTEGSGAISGYPATQSMTQAVIQGAFTSDDAVDTEGAAAETHYTYFPSTAVGDGKGGILSKACDYIQELRQSNHRLSEELQGLDQLQLDNDVLRQQVEDLKNKNLLLRAQLRHHGLEVVIKNDSN comes from the exons ATGAAGGG GCAGCAGAAAACAGCTGAAACCGAAGAGGGGACAGTGCAGATTCAGGAAG GTGCAGTGGCTACTGGAGAGGACCCAACTAGTGTAGCTATCGCCAGCATCCAGTCAGCTGCCACTTTCCCTGACCCCAACGTCAAGTACGTCTTCCGAACTGAGAATGGGGGCCAG GTGATGTACAGGGTGATCCAGGTGTCTGAGGGGCAGCTGGACGGCCAGACAGAGGGCTCTGGCGCCATCAGTGGCTATCCTGCCACTCAGTCTATGACCCAG GCAGTGATCCAGGGAGCTTTCACCAGTGACGATGCGGTTGACACGGAGGGAGCAGCTGCCGAGACCCATTATACCtacttccccagcactgcagtGGGAGATGG TAAAGGTGGAATCCTGTCCAAAGCCTGTGATTATATCCAGGAGCTGCGGCAGAGCAACCACCGGTTGTCCGAAGAGCTGCAGGGGTTAGATCAGTTGCAGCTGGACAATGATGTACTCCGGCAACAG GTGGAAGATCTGAAAAACAAGAACCTGCTACTACGAGCTCAGTTACGGCACCATGGATTAGAGGTCGTCATCAAGAATGACAGCAACTAA